The following coding sequences are from one Caballeronia sp. SBC1 window:
- a CDS encoding IclR family transcriptional regulator C-terminal domain-containing protein, giving the protein MTKRPPLDKRDWIAGLEKGLAVLEAFDSEHARMTPTQAAARTGMTRTAARRHLLTLESLGYVESDGKLFGLTPRVLRVGWSYFDSARLPKLVQPYLQQLSATLNESVYISVLDEWELVFIARNGTSRVMTTGFVLGARVPAPLTSPGVVLLAYKPDEEAVHEWLNTTVLTPFTPHTLTNTVRLAEKIRQARADGFAVIEQQLQVGVRGIAVPMKDRHGEVVAALSTNMPMGKETTEAAINRVVHHLQETALAMLNVL; this is encoded by the coding sequence ATGACCAAACGACCGCCGTTGGACAAGCGCGACTGGATCGCGGGACTTGAGAAAGGGTTAGCGGTGCTTGAGGCATTCGACAGTGAGCACGCCCGCATGACCCCCACGCAAGCAGCGGCCCGCACGGGCATGACCCGCACCGCGGCGCGTCGGCATTTGCTGACGCTGGAGAGTCTTGGTTATGTAGAAAGCGACGGAAAATTGTTCGGACTGACACCGCGTGTGCTGCGCGTTGGCTGGTCGTATTTCGATTCCGCACGATTGCCGAAACTGGTGCAGCCATACCTGCAGCAACTGAGTGCGACGCTTAACGAGTCGGTATATATCAGCGTGCTCGATGAATGGGAGCTGGTTTTCATTGCACGCAACGGAACCTCTCGTGTCATGACCACGGGCTTCGTGCTGGGCGCCCGGGTGCCTGCACCGCTGACGTCGCCCGGAGTAGTGCTGCTTGCCTACAAGCCCGACGAGGAAGCCGTTCATGAGTGGCTGAACACGACCGTGCTGACGCCATTTACACCTCATACGCTGACGAACACGGTGCGTCTTGCGGAGAAAATCCGGCAAGCCCGGGCCGATGGTTTTGCGGTCATCGAACAGCAATTGCAAGTGGGCGTGCGGGGCATTGCGGTGCCCATGAAGGACCGGCATGGCGAGGTTGTTGCCGCGCTAAGCACGAACATGCCGATGGGCAAGGAGACTACTGAGGCAGCGATTAACCGGGTAGTACATCACTTGCAGGAGACCGCGTTGGCGATGCTGAATGTGCTTTAG